One segment of Rosa chinensis cultivar Old Blush chromosome 6, RchiOBHm-V2, whole genome shotgun sequence DNA contains the following:
- the LOC112173537 gene encoding uncharacterized protein LOC112173537, whose amino-acid sequence MAGSAMLHSLLCCTTQLSPKCYNNQTLAFSRSQFVSSNSLLSLKNQTLSFALQIKRTRTRNSGFVFAAQSNILKALQTAWNVGKDGIEAGTSLVPASVPRPIARISVTIVALSVSLFVLKSFVSTVFFVLATMGLAYFIFIALNKDEGPRGNGGTTSTPKEDGVDDSLEEARRIMEKYK is encoded by the exons ATGGCTGGTTCAGCCATGTTGCACAGCCTATTATGCTGCACAACCCAACTCTCTCCAAAATGTTACAACAATCAAACTCTAGCCTTCTCCCGCTCTCAGTTCGTTTCTTCCAATTCATTGTTGAGTTTAAAGAATCAAACTTTGTCCTTCGCTCTGCAAATTAAGAGGACCAGAACCCGCAATTCTGGCTTTGTATTCGCTGCGCAGTCCAACATCTTAAAAG CTTTACAAACAGCATGGAATGTTGGGAAAGATGGGATTGAGGCAGGAACAAGTCTTGTCCCT GCTTCTGTACCAAGACCAATTGCAAGGATTTCTGTGACAATAGTTGCATTGTCTGTTTCACTATTTGTACTCAAATCTTTCGTTTCCACAGTTTTCTTTGTGCTG GCCACAATGGGACTTGCATATTTTATATTCATAGCTTTGAACAAGGATGAAGGGCCAAGGGGCAATGGAGGCACCACCTCGACACCAAAGGAGGACGGGGTGGATGATAGTCTAGAAGAAGCCAGAAGAATCATGGAGAAGTACAAGTAA
- the LOC112169202 gene encoding pentatricopeptide repeat-containing protein At5g48910, with the protein MVDIKLEINCLFLIGQTMNSSNIYNPTTRHPSSQFPQIKTLKDLQQVHAHFIKTRQIHDPLAAAEILRFYALSNHRNIEYARAVFNQIQTPNCFSWNTIVRALAESSVSEHPPEALFLFYRMICDGLVAPNKFTFPSVLKACSRIGNAQVGRRVHGMVVKFGLDDDEFVVSSLVRMYVMCGVMEDAHSLFSRSVADCGDLNEKKQEGNVVLWNLIVDGHVRLGEFGAARELFDKMPQRSVVSWNAMISAYAQNGFVREAVEMFRDMQIGDVCPNYVTLVSALPAIARLGLLELGKWVHLYAGKHKIGIDDVLGSALVDMYSKCGDIEKALLVFEQLPKKNVITWNAIISGLAMHGRGKDALDYFSKMERAGVVPSDVTYIGLLSACSHGGMVEQGRSFFNHMINVVGLEPRIEHYGCMVDLLGRAGLLEEAEELILNMPIQPDDVIWKALLGACKVQGNIEMGERVAKILMDLAPHDSGSYVALSNMYASLGNWEAVSNVRLLMKDMDIRKDPGGSWIELDGVLHEFLVEDQSHSRAEEIHSMLEEISNELRLEGYKPNTTQVLLNVAEEEKQSALHYHSEKIAVAFGLISTAPQSPLRIVKNLRICEDCHSSIKLISKIYKRKIIVRDRKRFHHFEHGLCSCMDYW; encoded by the coding sequence ATGGTTGATATCAAACTTGAGATTAATTGTTTGTTTCTCATTGGCCAAACAATGAACTCCTCCAACATCTACAACCCCACAACTCGTCACCCATCTTCACAATTCCCACAAATCAAAACCTTGAAAGACTTGCAACAAGTGCATGCCCACTTCATCAAAACCCGCCAAATCCACGACCCTCTTGCCGCGGCCGAAATCCTCCGATTCTACGCCCTCTCAAATCACCGCAACATTGAGTACGCTCGTGCCGTATTCAACCAAATTCAGACACCCAATTGCTTCTCCTGGAACACCATCGTCAGAGCTCTTGCCGAGAGCTCTGTTTCCGAGCACCCACCTGAGGCTCTGTTCTTGTTTTATCGAATGATTTGCGATGGTTTGGTGGCGCCAAATAAGTTCACATTTCCTTCTGTGTTGAAGGCCTGTTCTAGAATAGGGAATGCTCAGGTTGGCAGACGTGTTCATGGGATGGTTGTCAAGTTTGGGTTGGATGATGATGAGTTTGTTGTGAGTAGTCTTGTGAGGATGTATGTAATGTGTGGGGTTATGGAGGATGCACATTCATTGTTTTCTAGGAGTGTAGCTGATTGTGGTGATTTGaatgagaagaagcaagaggGTAATGTGGTTTTGTGGAATTTGATAGTTGATGGCCATGTGAGACTCGGGGAGTTTGGAGCTGCACGGGAGCTGTTCGACAAAATGCCTCAAAGAAGTGTTGTCTCGTGGAATGCGATGATCTCCGCGTATGCGCAAAATGGGTTCGTTAGGGAAGCCGTAGAAATGTTCCGTGATATGCAGATTGGGGATGTATGCCCAAATTATGTGACTTTGGTTAGCGCCTTGCCTGCGATAGCACGACTTGGTCTGCTTGAATTGGGGAAATGGGTGCATTTGTATGCCGGGAAGCATAAGATTGGGATCGATGATGTGCTTGGTTCTGCTTTGGTTGATATGTATTCCAAGTGTGGCGACATTGAGAAGGCGCTTCTAGTTTTTGAGCAACTGCCTAAAAAGAATGTGATCACTTGGAATGCCATAATCAGTGGGCTTGCTATGCATGGTAGAGGAAAGGATGCACTAGATTATTTTTCAAAGATGGAAAGAGCTGGTGTGGTGCCTAGTGATGTAACATATATTGGTCTCTTGAGTGCTTGTAGCCATGGAGGTATGGTGGAGCAGGGCAGATCATTCTTCAACCACATGATTAATGTAGTTGGCTTAGAACCTAGAATCGAGCATTATGGGTGTATGGTCGATTTATTAGGCCGTGCTGGACTGTTAGAAGAAGCTGAAGAGCTTATACTAAATATGCCAATTCAGCCGGATGATGTTATATGGAAGGCATTGCTTGGTGCTTGCAAGGTACAAGGGAATATTGAGATGGGAGAACGTGTcgcaaagattttgatggacTTGGCTCCCCATGATAGTGGATCATATGTTGCTCTATCGAACATGTATGCATCTTTGGGAAATTGGGAGGCGGTTTCAAATGTGAGATTGTTGATGAAGGATATGGACATTAGGAAAGACCCCGGTGGTAGTTGGATTGAGCTTGATGGAGTGCTTCATGAATTTCTGGTTGAAGATCAATCACATTCTAGAGCAGAAGAAATCCATTCAATGCTGGAAGAAATTTCCAACGAGTTAAGGTTAGAAGGATATAAGCCTAACACCACACAAGTATTGCTCAACGTGgctgaagaagaaaaacaaagtgcTTTACATTATCACAGTGAGAAAATTGCAGTTGCCTTTGGCTTAATCAGTACAGCCCCTCAATCGCCACTTCGAATTGTTAAGAACCTACGCATATGCGAGGATTGTCACTCCTCTATAAAGTTAATCTCAAAAATTTACAAACGAAAGATCATTGTTCGGGACCGTAAGCGCTTCCACCACTTTGAGCATGGTTTGTGCTCTTGCATGGACTACTGGTAA
- the LOC112174014 gene encoding probable pectate lyase 20, which produces MRLASSKATMRFYMTPLLLLLALLVSVAASIENDKPLQSRSVGLEEPKSSINSSMSTERSNDDWNEHAVDNPEEIASLVDTTIRNSTARRNLGFFSCATGNPIDDCWRCDPQWQRHRKRLANCGIGFGRNAVGGRDGRYYVVNDPGHDDPVNPRPGTLRHAVIQDRPLWIVFKRDMVITLKQELIMNSFKTIDARGVNVHIAYGGCITIQYVTNVIIHGLHIHDCKPTGNAMVRSSPSHYGWRTMADGDGISIFGASHIWVDHNSLSNCADGLIDAIMGSTAITISNNYFTHHNEVMLLGHSDSYTRDKQMQVTIAYNHFGEGLIQRMPRCRHGYFHVVNNDYTHWEMYAIGGSADPTINSQGNRYLAPTNRFAKEVTHRVETTGRWRHWNWRSEGDLLLNGAFFVQSGAGAAASYARASSLGAKSSSMIGSITAGAGVLNCRSGRQC; this is translated from the exons ATGAGATTAGCTAGCTCGAAAGCCACAATGCGGTTCTATATGACTCCACTGCTGCTTCTTTTGGCCTTGCTCGTAAGCGTAGCGGCTTCAATAGAGAATGACAAGCCTTTACAGTCAAG GTCCGTGGGACTAGAGGAGCCAAAAAGCTCCATCAACTCGTCAATGTCGACAGAAAG GTCCAACGATGACTGGAATGAGCACGCAGTAGATAATCCGGAGGAGATCGCGTCCTTGGTTGATAC GACCATTCGTAACAGTACTGCGAGAAGAAACTTGGGATTTTTCTCATGCGCAACAGGGAATCCCATTGATGACTGCTGGAGATGTGACCCACAATGGCAGCGCCACCGCAAGAGGCTAGCCAATTGCGGCATTGGGTTCGGGCGCAATGCCGTAGGCGGCCGTGACGGAAGGTATTACGTTGTAAATGACCCCGGTCATGATGATCCGGTGAACCCCAGGCCCGGTACCCTCCGTCACGCTGTCATCCAGGACAGGCCTTTGTGGATTGTGTTCAAGCGTGATATGGTGATCACATTGAAGCAGGAGCTTATAATGAACAGCTTCAAGACCATTGACGCTCGTGGAGTCAATGTCCACATTGCTTATGGAGGTTGCATTACTATTCAATACGTTACTAATGTGATCATCCATGGTCTACATATCCATGACTGCAAGCCTACCGGCAATGCCATGGTCCGGAGCTCACCGAGTCATTATGGGTGGAGGACCATGGCTGATGGGGATGGTATATCCATTTTCGGAGCCAGCCACATTTGGGTCGACCACAACTCGCTCTCGAATTGCGCCGATGGCCTCATTGATGCTATCATGGGTTCTACTGCCATTACCATTTCTAACAACTACTTCACTCACCATAATGAG GTTATGTTGTTGGGGCACAGTGATTCCTACACAAGGGACAAGCAAATGCAAGTGACCATTGCCTACAATCATTTTGGTGAGGGACTCATCCAAAGAATGCCAAG ATGTAGACATGGGTATTTCCATGTGGTGAACAATGACTACACTCACTGGGAAATGTATGCCATTGGTGGAAGTGCTGATCCCACCATTAACAGCCAGGGCAACAGATATCTCGCCCCTACCAACCGTTTTGCCAAAGAG GTGACACATAGAGTTGAGACCACAGGCAGATGGAGGCACTGGAACTGGAGATCAGAAGGAGACCTACTCCTTAATGGAGCGTTTTTCGTCCAATCCGGAGCTGGTGCTGCAGCCAGTTATGCCAGAGCTTCAAGCTTAGGGGCAAAGTCATCTTCCATGATTGGCAGCATTACTGCTGGTGCTGGTGTTCTTAATTGCCGGTCTGGTCGTCAATGTTAA
- the LOC112174851 gene encoding putative kinase-like protein TMKL1, whose product MEILKPLFCFLLYFILCFNVLPTWSSSSSSSSDVELLLGNIKASLQGNAQNLLLTSWNTSLPVCQWRGLKWVFSNGSPLLCNDMSSPHWTNLSLSRDPSLHLFSLQLPSANLSGSIPREIGEFSMLRSLYLSVNSLSGTIPLELGYSSSLSEIDLGNNLFTGALAPSVWNLCENLVSLRLHGNSLSGPVPEPALPNSTCKNLQLLDLGDNKFSGNFPEFVTQFGGLKELDLGKNMISGPVPVSLAQLELDKLNLSHNNFSGVLPAFGGSKFGVESFEGNNPGLCGAPLRSCSGSSGLSPGAIAGIVIGLMAGTVVLASLCIGYVQHKKKNSSAESDYELEEGEDEENGGLGDGGGDQGRLILFQGGEHLTLDDVLNATGQVLEKTSYGTVYKAKLADGGTITLRLLREGSCKDGSSCVPVIKQLGHIRYENLIPLRAFYQGKRGEKLLIYDHLPLKSLHDLLHESRVGKPVLNWARRHKIALGIARGLAYLHSGLETPVTHGTVRSKNVLVDEFFVSRLTEFGLDKVMIPSVADEMVAVAKADGYKAPELQKMKKCNSRTDVYAFGILLLEILIGKKPGKSGRSGEFVDLPSLVKVAVLEETTLEVFDVEVLKGIRNPMEEGLVQALKLAMGCCAPVASVRPSMDEVVKQLEENRPRNRSALYSPAEERSEIGTPF is encoded by the exons ATGGAGATtttgaaacccttgttttgCTTTCTGCTCTACTTCATTCTATGCTTCAATGTCTTACCCacttggtcttcttcttcttcttcttcttcagatgtTGAGCTTCTGTTGGGAAACATCAAGGCTTCACTGCAAGGTAACGCTCAGAACTTGTTGTTAACTTCATGGAACACTTCTCTGCCTGTTTGCCAATGGAGAGGCCTGAAATGGGTTTTCTCCAATGGCTCTCCTTTGCTTTGCAATGACATGTCCTCACCCCATTGGACCAATCTTTCTCTCTCCAGAGACCCAAGTCTTCACCTTTTCTCTCTTCAGCTCCCCTCTGCTAATCTCTCTGGTTCAATACCCAGAGAGATAGGGGAGTTTTCTATGCTCAGAAGCTTGTACCTTAGTGTTAATTCACTGAGTGGGACCATCCCACTTGAGCTTGGCTACAGCTCTTCACTTtctgaaattgatttgggcaacAATTTGTTCACTGGGGCTTTAGCTCCATCTGTGTGGAACTTGTGTGAGAATCTTGTCTCGCTTAGGCTTCATGGTAATTCGTTATCTGGGCCTGTTCCTGAACCTGCATTGCCCAATTCTACCTGCAAAAATTTGCAGCTACTGGATTTGGGTGACAACAAGTTTTCAGGGAACTTCCCTGAGTTTGTGACCCAGTTTGGTGGGCTGAAGGAGCTTGATCTTGGGAAAAACATGATTTCGGGTCCCGTTCCGGTGAGTTTAGCTCAGCTGGAACTTGACAAGTTGAACCTTTCACACAATAACTTTAGTGGGGTGTTGCCAGCTTTTGGTGGATCAAAGTTTGGTGTGGAGTCTTTTGAGGGGAACAACCCTGGACTTTGTGGGGCGCCCTTGAGAAGTTGTAGTGGAAGCTCTGGGTTGAGCCCTGGAGCAATTGCTGGTATTGTCATTGGTTTGATGGCTGGGACTGTGGTTTTGGCTTCACTGTGTATTGGGTATGTGCAACACAAGAAGAAAAACAGCAGCGCAGAGAGTGACTACGAGTTGGAGgaaggagaagatgaagaaaatggCGGTCTTGGTGATGGCGGTGGTGATCAGGGAAGGCTTATATTGTTCCAGGGAGGTGAGCATTTGACATTAGACGATGTGTTGAATGCAACAGGACAAGTGTTGGAGAAGACCAGCTATGGGACTGTTTATAAGGCAAAGCTTGCTGATGGGGGCACCATTACTTTAAGGTTGTTGAGGGAAGGTAGTTGCAAAGATGGGAGCTCTTGTGTGCCTGTAATAAAGCAATTGGGCCACATTCGCTATGAGAATTTGATTCCATTGAGAGCTTTCTATCAGGGGAAGCGAGGGGAGAAGCTTCTGATATATGACCATCTTCCTCTCAAAAGCCTTCATGATCTTTTACATG AATCTAGAGTAGGGAAACCTGTGCTGAACTGGGCTCGGCGACACAAAATTGCCTTGGGTATAGCTAGAGGACTAGCATATCTCCATTCTGGTCTTGAAACACCTGTTACTCATGGGACTGTAAGATCTAAGAATGTGCTTGTGGATGAGTTTTTTGTATCTAGGCTCACTGAGTTCGGGCTCGACAAGGTGATGATCCCCTCTGTAGCAGATGAAATGGTGGCTGTTGCAAAGGCTGATGGTTACAAAGCACCGGAGCTTCAAAAGATGAAGAAGTGCAATTCTCGGACAGATGTTTATGCATTTGGTATTTTGCTATTGGAAATTCTGATAGGCAAGAAGCCTGGTAAAAGCGGGAGGAGTGGCGAATTTGTGGATTTGCCTTCACTGGTCAAAGTGGCAGTTCTGGAGGAGACAACATTGGAGGTTTTCGATGTGGAGGTGTTGAAGGGGATAAGGAATCCCATGGAAGAAGGTTTGGTTCAGGCATTAAAACTTGCAATGGGTTGCTGTGCTCCAGTTGCTTCAGTTAGACCCTCCATGGATGAAGTTGTGAAGCAGTTGGAGGAGAACAGACCAAGGAATAGGTCTGCTTTGTACAGCCCAGCAGAAGAAAGGAGTGAGATTGGTACCCCATTTTAA
- the LOC112174145 gene encoding LRR receptor-like serine/threonine-protein kinase RGI2 — translation MPMLLRQQPSNTYNHHQMSRPLSFTIDFFFLFVFTLATSAASLAAANVDVLTLHTWLQGSTTSPSSSDFSNWNPSDPNPCNWSYITCSSQNFVTEINIQFIELALPFPSNFSSLAFLQKLIISGANLTGTISPDIGYCKSLLVLDVSSNSLVGSIPSSIGRLENLQDLILNSNQLTGQVPMELGDCASLKNLLIFDNYLSGYLPATLGKLLNLEVIRAGGNKDMSGNIPDELGNCKNLQVLGLADTKVSGLIPSSLGKLSMLQTLSIYTTMLSGEIPPDIGNCSELVNLFLYENDLSGSLPPELGKLHKLEKMLLWQNHLDGTIPEEIGNCRSLKTIDVSLNSFSGSIPQSFGNLSNLEELMLSNNNISGSIPSVLSNATKLVQLQLDTNQISGLIPAEMGMLKELTVFFAWQNKLEGSIPSDLAGCESLQALDLSHNALTGNIPSGLFQLKNLTKLLLISNDISGPIPSVLGNCTSLIRLRLVNNRISGEIPKEIGFLDNLSFLDLSENRLVGIVPEEIGKCSSLQLLNLSNNTLGGNLPSSFSSLTRLQVLDVSVNQFVGQIPESYGGLAALNRLILRSNSLTEPIPSSLGKCSNLQLLDLSSNKLTGMIPEQLFEIEALDIALNLSFNALYGIIPPQISALNKLSILDLSHNTLEGDLLALSGLINLVSLNISYNNFTGYLPDSKVFRQLSATDLVGNKGLCSRGHDLCFLSNGTTMAISRSGSLRRSWRLKLAIALLIALTIALSIFGVVAVFRARKMNGEDNDSEIGGDSWPWQFTPFQKVSFSVEQVLKCLVETNVIGKGCSGVVYRAEMENEDIAVKKLWPTTTASKYDCQSRGVRDSFSAEVKTLGSIRHKNIVRFLGCCWNRNTRLLMYEYMPNGSLGGLLHERSGNCLEWDIRYRIVLGAAQGLAYLHHDSVPPIVHRDIKANNILIGPDFEPCIADFGLAKLVDEGDFARSSNTVAGSYGYIAPEYGYSMKITEKSDVYSYGVVVLEVLTGKQPIDPTIPDGLHIVDWVRQKRGGVEVLDQSLRARPEPEIEEMLQTLGVALLCINPTPDDRPTMKDVAAMLKEIRQEREECMKANMRLLNGSYSANDHGQETMFSCSGGTSSAMVKQQHTYPPTSTSTSFSASSLLYTSSSNVKTTLK, via the exons ATGCCAATGCTGTTGAGGCAGCAGCCCTCTAACACCTACAATCACCACCAAATGTCTAGGCCACTATCGTTCACCAtcgatttcttcttcctctttgtcTTCACACTCGCAACGTCTGCTGCTTCTTTGGCTGCTGCAAATGTTGACGTTCTGACATTACATACATGGCTTCAAGGCTCTACTacctcaccctcttcttctgaTTTCTCCAACTGGAACCCTTCAGACCCCAACCCTTGTAATTGGTCCTACATTACTTGTTCTTCTCAAAACTTTGTCACTGAAATTAATATCCAGTTTATTGAGCTAGCCCTTCCCTTTCCTTCAAATTTTTCCTCCCTCGCATTTCTTCAAAAGCTCATCATTTCTGGTGCTAATCTTACTGGAACAATCTCACCTGATATTGGATATTGCAAATCGCTTCTGGTGCTTGACGTAAGTTCAAACAGTCTTGTGGGTAGTATTCCTTCAAGTATTGGCAGGCTTGAAAATCTTCAGGACCTGATCTTAAACTCTAACCAGCTTACTGGTCAAGTACCAATGGAGCTTGGTGATTGCGCCAGCCTGAAGAATCTTCTCATATTTGATAACTACCTAAGTGGTTATCTTCCTGCTACACTGGGAAAGTTACTAAACTTGGAAGTCATTCGAGCTGGAGGGAACAAAGACATGTCAGGAAATATCCCGGATGAGCTTGGAAACTGCAAGAACTTGCAGGTGTTGGGGCTTGCTGATACTAAAGTTTCTGGTTTGATACCGTCATCATTGGGTAAGCTCAGCATGCTGCAGACGCTGTCGATTTATACTACTATGCTATCGGGTGAGATTCCACCGGATATTGGCAACTGTTCAGAACTTGTCAACTTGTTCTTGTATGAGAATGACCTTTCTGGTTCACTACCACCAGAGTTGGGCAAGCTTCATAAGCTGGAGAAAATGTTATTGTGGCAAAACCACCTTGATGGGACAATTCCTGAGGAAATTGGGAACTGCAGAAGCTTGAAGACCATAGATGTCTCTCTAAATTCTTTTTCTGGAAGCATACCTCAGTCTTTCGGAAACCTCTCAAATCTTGAGGAGCTGATGCTTAGTAACAACAACATCTCTGGCTCAATTCCCTCAGTTCTTTCCAATGCTACAAAACTTGTGCAGCTGCAGCTTGATACTAATCAGATTTCAGGCTTGATCCCAGCTGAGATGGGAATGTTGAAGGAGCTCACAGTCTTTTTTGCTTGGCAGAACAAACTCGAAGGTAGTATTCCATCAGACTTGGCCGGTTGTGAGAGTCTTCAAGCTCTAGATCTCTCACACAATGCTCTCACTGGTAACATACCTTCTGGCCTATTTCAGCTGAAAAATTTAACCAAGCTTCTCTTGATTTCTAATGACATTTCGGGTCCAATACCTTCGGTGCTTGGAAATTGTACTTCTCTTATCCGGCTAAGGCTTGTGAATAACAGAATCAGTGGGGAGATCCCAAAAGAAATTGGGTTCCTTGATAACCTCAGTTTCCTTGATCTGTCTGAAAACCGTCTTGTTGGTATCGTACCAGAAGAAATTGGAAAATGCAGTTCATTACAGCTACTCAACTTAAGTAACAACACCCTTGGAGGTAATCTGCCTAGCTCCTTTTCTTCTCTCACAAGGCTTCAAGTACTGGATGTCTCTGTGAATCAATTTGTTGGTCAGATTCCTGAGAGTTACGGTGGACTTGCTGCACTTAATAGGCTCATCCTCCGTAGCAACTCCTTAACTGAGCCAATCCCCTCTTCACTTGGTAAATGTTCAAACCTTCAACTGCTTGATCTTAGTAGCAACAAGCTCACTGGGATGATCCCAGAGCAACTGTTTGAAATTGAAGCTCTTGACATTGCTTTAAACCTGAGTTTCAATGCTTTATATGGGATAATCCCACCACAGATTTCTGCTCTCAATAAGCTATCCATACTAGACCTTTCACACAATACGCTTGAAGGTGATCTGTTGGCACTTTCCGGGCTTATAAATCTTGTTTCTTTGAACATCTCATACAACAACTTCACTGGCTATCTTCCTGACAGCAAGGTGTTTCGACAGTTGTCAGCAACAGACTTGGTGGGAAACAAAGGATTGTGCTCTAGAGGTCATGATCTATGTTTCCTCAGCAATGGTACAACAATGGCCATCTCTAGAAGTGGCAGTTTGAGGAGGTCATGGAGACTTAAATTGGCCATTGCATTGCTAATAGCCTTGACCATTGCTTTGTCCATTTTTGGGGTAGTTGCAGTATTTCGAGCACGAAAGATGAATGGAGAGGACAATGATTCTGAGATTGGAGGGGACTCATGGCCTTGGCAATTCACTCCATTTCAGAAGGTGAGTTTCTCAGTTGAGCAAGTTCTAAAATGTCTAGTAGAAACCAATGTAATAGGAAAGGGATGCTCAGGAGTTGTTTACCGGGCAGAAATGGAAAACGAAGACATTGCAGTAAAGAAGCTCTGGCCAACAACAACTGCTTCCAAATATGATTGTCAAAGTAGAGGAGTTCGTGATTCCTTTTCGGCTGAGGTGAAGACCCTTGGCTCCATTCGCCACAAGAACATTGTTAGGTTCTTGGGTTGCTGTTGGAACCGAAACACAAGATTGCTTATGTATGAGTACATGCCAAATGGGAGCTTGGGTGGTTTACTTCATGAAAGAAGTGGTAACTGCTTAGAATGGGACATCAGATATCGCATAGTACTCGGGGCTGCGCAAGGCTTGGCTTATTTGCACCATGACTCTGTTCCTCCTATAGTTCACAGAGACATTAAGGCCAACAACATTCTCATTGGTCCAGATTTTGAGCCCTGCATTGCTGATTTTGGGCTTGCCAAGCTCGTTGATGAAGGAGATTTTGCTCGGTCCTCCAACACGGTTGCAGGTTCTTATGGCTACATTGCTCCTG AGTATGGATACTCAATGAAGATAACAGAGAAAAGCGATGTGTACAGCTACGGCGTAGTTGTCCTAGAAGTGCTAACAGGGAAGCAACCAATTGATCCAACCATACCAGATGGACTCCACATTGTGGACTGGGTAAGGCAGAAGAGAGGGGGAGTTGAGGTACTTGATCAAAGCTTACGAGCACGACCAGAACCCGAGATTGAGGAAATGCTGCAGACATTAGGTGTGGCATTGCTGTGCATTAACCCTACCCCGGATGACAGACCAACCATGAAAGATGTAGCAGCAATGCTCAAAGAGATTAGGCAGGAGAGAGAGGAGTGCATGAAAGCTAACATGAGGCTTCTCAATGGGTCCTATTCTGCAAATGATCATGGACAAGAAACTATGTTCAGTTGCAGTGGAGGAACATCATCAGCTATGGTGAAGCAACAACATACATACCCTCCAACAAGTACCAGCACAAGTTTCTCTGCTTCCTCATTGCTATACACTTCATCTTCCAATGTCAAAACAACTCTCAAATAA